The Tripterygium wilfordii isolate XIE 37 chromosome 21, ASM1340144v1, whole genome shotgun sequence genome segment CAAGGGAAGTTCACGCGTCTCGTTCTCCCGCCATGAACCGTTGTAATCCCTGCATCAAGGCTCCTTTATAAATACCCCTCTGATGTCCCAATTTCTTCTTCAGCACTCCACAAGAaaatctctgaaccttccataaTCCAAAACGCTAACAATGTCTACAATCACCACCACTGCAGTCACTACTCTCACCGAAGTTGTCAAGAAAATCACCGTGAAAGCCTCCGATGGTGGGCTCATTGACATCGACGAGTCTGTCGCCATGGAAATTCCTGCAAGCAAGGCTTACTTTGGAGAAAACAGTGGTGTCAACAACATCGCTCCTCTTCCTCTCGACGTTCCTAGCGATTTGCTCTCGCGAATTGTCGCCTATGTTGAGGATCCTGTTGCCAAGTCGGCCGATGAAGGAGAGTTGAAGGCGTTCAATAAGAAGTTCTTGGAGGAGAAAAGCGATGGTGAACTCAAGGAGATGTTAATTGCTGCAAGTGATCTCGAAATCGAAGCCTTGGTGGAAGTCCTGGCCCAGGGCATTGCAGATCGGATCAAGAACATGAGTGTGGAGTCTATGAGGAAGTTCTTTGGGGTTGAAAATGATTTCACGgctgaggaggaagaggagatcCGCAAAGAGTATCCATGGGCCTTTGAAGGTGTCGACGCGGTTCATGATTGACTACTAGTAGATGGAATGTTCATTGCAGGACCATTGGTTTAGGTTTGCTTGGTTTAATTAGGCCTTAAACTCAAAATCAAGTTTTAATGGAGTAATTGAAATTGTTAATTAGGGTCATTGATTTTCCACTTCGAAATTGTTGATGAATTTCTGTTGTAGCTTCGATTGATTGAATGTTAGTTTGCAGGGCCTACGGGAGTTGTTGAAATTGTCAATTAGGTTTCCAGATCTTCAACTTCAATttgttgatgaatttttttgttcatataATGAATTTCTGTTGTAGCTTTTGTTCTTCCGTTCTATtctttttgttcaattcaagcACCAGCAGTTATTGGAATCAGGTTGTTCTTGCGTGATTGCAAATTGTTAGGGTTTCAGATTTTCAGCTTCATATCTCCTAATgaattttgagcttgtattcATACTAGAAAATTGTGGGATACGGGCCTGAAATTGGTTTTCTTGAAATTAGGTGAAATTTATTTAATCTCAACCATCCATCATCTCATCTGTTGGTTGAGATTTGATATCATTAAATAACCCATAGAACACTTTCCAGCAAATCCTCTATCTCCTCAACCAGCGAAGGGCCACAAACACAAGCTTTCGACCAGTCTCTACGGAGACAGTAACCAATCTCACCGGAGACGGCGGCAACAACCATTCTTACCAATGAAGACGATAAAAATTCTGCTTataaagttcaaaaattgcaattAAGCACACTCAAATGCGAGCAACATGTTCAAAGTTCTGTTTAGGAGTGTCAAAACCAACTATAACACCAAAGTATTCCTGCACTAGTTTTTTCACAGCCACCTTAAGCCCTTCCCCATCCTCATCACCAATGAAAAATAGTGAACCCAGGAatcttcatcttggagaagatCTTTATGATTGCATATGACACtcaacaatcaacatatattatCCTCAGAAAATACTTTTTTCATTGCTCGTTGACCACGATTGTAGAAGATGTTGATTATTGCTCGAGAAGTAGAGAACCAAGCTTGGGGGAATGCGGAATTTcgaaaggagaaagaaagaatacatttcacataatttcaaaaaaaaacaattccaGCCCCCTAACCCCAAAATTGCCTAAAACGCAGCCATTTTACGAAATTGCCCGTGTGCTCCTCTTTTAAAACCCTGTGCAACACTCAACATCGTACCCGCACCAAAGGACGATGACGAGTTCGGAGGCAACCAAGAAAATCGGGCTGAAGACGTCGGACGGCGAGGTCTTCGAGGTTGATTACGAGGTGGCGTGTGAATCGCTCACCTTGAAAGCCTATTTCGACGAAGAATGCGCGGCAAAGGACAACGTCATACCACTCCCAATTGTCTCCGGTAGGGCGCTGTCCAAGATCATTGTCTACTGCAGGAAGCACCTTGATCTACGTGTCCGATCGTCGGCTCCCGGGGAGGAGCAAGCGGTCGAGAAAGAAGGTATGGACTTTGACAGGGAGTTCGTGAGGGAGCTGAGCGACGATGAGCTCAAGGAGTTGATCGTTGCAGCCAACTATCTCAACATGAAGGAATTTCTTGACATGCTGAACCAGGGAACTGCGGATCGTATCAAGAACAAGAGTGTGGCATACGTGCGTGCCTTCTTTGGGATCGAAAACGACTTCACGCCAGAGGAGGAGGCTCGGATTCGGGAGGAGAATCTGTGGGCATTTGAGGGCGTGGAAGAAGACTGAGTTTGTGGGTAAAGAAAGGATTTTGGACTAGATATGCAGTTTCCATTAGAAACTTAGGTTTTTGGGATTTTGCTGATTAGCAGGATGGGTTTTAATGGCCTGGATTGCAGAAATCATGGGTGTGAATGTGGTGATGCATCTATGCTTTATAATGTTTAGTGAATGGAATGAATTA includes the following:
- the LOC119989860 gene encoding SKP1-like protein 1A, with amino-acid sequence MSTITTTAVTTLTEVVKKITVKASDGGLIDIDESVAMEIPASKAYFGENSGVNNIAPLPLDVPSDLLSRIVAYVEDPVAKSADEGELKAFNKKFLEEKSDGELKEMLIAASDLEIEALVEVLAQGIADRIKNMSVESMRKFFGVENDFTAEEEEEIRKEYPWAFEGVDAVHD
- the LOC119989469 gene encoding SKP1-like protein 1A, whose protein sequence is MTSSEATKKIGLKTSDGEVFEVDYEVACESLTLKAYFDEECAAKDNVIPLPIVSGRALSKIIVYCRKHLDLRVRSSAPGEEQAVEKEGMDFDREFVRELSDDELKELIVAANYLNMKEFLDMLNQGTADRIKNKSVAYVRAFFGIENDFTPEEEARIREENLWAFEGVEED